A window of Candidatus Methylomirabilis lanthanidiphila contains these coding sequences:
- a CDS encoding Phage tail sheath protein: MPVAVSYPGVYIEEIPSGVRTITGVATSITAFLGRAILGPTNEPVMINSFGDFERQFGGLGVNYPLSYAVRDFYLNGGSQAIIVRLYKDPATSGDARAGLTVDNLSVTAKSPGAWGKKLRATIDVEVPDEMRTRLGLSATDALFNLTVRLGNDVETFLNVTVTDNARRIDRVLKAESSLVEWKGSWPGTTPAMAKVATARDKLMDLNDALNATPVVPATVDAARTAYDTAKQDLDDAVTKAEKQLAAALAATPQVPATIAAAQTALQTAEDNMKGSNGGDLDQAAYEGSKNNKTGLYALDKADLFNLLCVPPDKRESDTLPAVYQTAMAYCKERRAMLIVDSAAAWSANKDTAAADAKNGLPSLGLSGEAARNAALYFPRVREADPLRGGQIDTFVPCGIIAGIMARTDAARGVWKAPAGLDAAINGIQGLNVALNDAENGMLNPLGINCMRVFPVNGRVVWGARTLRGADQLADEYKYVPVRRTALFIEESLYRGTQWVVFEPNDEPLWAQIRLNIGAFMHNLFRQGAFQGTTPRDAYFVKCDKETTTQNDINLGIVNIVVGFAPLKPAEFVVIKLQQMAGQIQA, encoded by the coding sequence ATGCCGGTCGCAGTAAGCTATCCAGGTGTGTACATCGAAGAGATCCCGAGCGGGGTACGGACGATTACGGGCGTTGCCACGTCTATCACCGCATTTCTGGGCCGGGCTATCTTAGGCCCCACCAATGAACCGGTGATGATAAACAGTTTCGGCGATTTTGAACGACAGTTCGGTGGACTTGGGGTCAACTATCCGCTGAGCTACGCGGTCCGTGATTTTTACCTTAACGGCGGCAGCCAGGCGATTATTGTCAGGCTCTATAAAGATCCGGCTACGTCAGGGGATGCCAGGGCCGGCTTGACGGTGGACAATCTTAGTGTGACCGCCAAAAGCCCCGGCGCATGGGGTAAGAAACTGCGTGCAACCATAGACGTCGAAGTCCCCGATGAGATGCGAACACGTTTAGGACTAAGCGCAACCGATGCCCTGTTTAATCTTACGGTTCGACTCGGGAACGATGTTGAAACATTCCTTAATGTAACGGTTACGGACAACGCGAGACGCATCGACAGGGTGCTGAAAGCCGAATCGAGTCTGGTGGAGTGGAAGGGTAGCTGGCCCGGTACAACACCCGCGATGGCGAAGGTGGCGACGGCGCGAGACAAGCTCATGGATTTGAATGACGCATTGAATGCCACGCCGGTGGTTCCGGCGACAGTCGATGCAGCGAGAACCGCTTACGACACCGCCAAACAGGATTTGGACGATGCCGTGACGAAGGCCGAAAAGCAACTGGCCGCTGCGTTAGCGGCCACACCTCAGGTGCCAGCCACCATTGCTGCCGCCCAGACCGCGCTGCAAACTGCCGAGGACAACATGAAAGGTTCGAATGGCGGCGATCTCGATCAGGCGGCGTATGAGGGCAGCAAGAATAACAAAACCGGACTGTATGCGCTGGATAAAGCTGATCTTTTTAATCTTCTGTGCGTTCCGCCGGATAAGCGGGAGAGCGATACACTTCCCGCTGTCTATCAAACGGCCATGGCGTACTGCAAGGAACGGCGAGCCATGTTGATTGTCGATTCGGCGGCCGCGTGGAGCGCAAACAAGGATACCGCGGCAGCCGATGCCAAGAATGGGCTGCCCAGTCTCGGATTATCGGGCGAGGCGGCGCGCAATGCCGCGCTCTACTTCCCTCGCGTGCGGGAGGCTGACCCGCTCCGCGGTGGGCAAATCGATACCTTTGTGCCATGCGGCATCATCGCCGGCATCATGGCTCGCACTGATGCCGCGCGTGGCGTCTGGAAAGCGCCTGCCGGTCTGGATGCCGCCATCAACGGCATTCAGGGCTTGAACGTCGCCCTCAATGATGCCGAGAACGGTATGCTCAATCCGCTCGGCATCAATTGCATGCGCGTATTTCCCGTCAATGGGCGGGTCGTGTGGGGTGCGCGCACCTTGCGCGGTGCGGATCAACTTGCTGATGAGTATAAGTATGTGCCGGTGCGTCGCACCGCCCTCTTCATCGAAGAAAGCCTCTACCGCGGCACACAGTGGGTGGTCTTTGAGCCCAACGACGAGCCGCTGTGGGCGCAGATCCGACTGAACATCGGCGCCTTCATGCACAACCTCTTCCGCCAGGGCGCGTTCCAGGGTACGACGCCTCGCGATGCGTACTTCGTCAAGTGCGACAAAGAGACGACGACTCAGAACGACATCAACCTGGGCATTGTCAACATTGTGGTGGGCTTTGCGCCGCTCAAGCCAGCCGAGTTCGTGGTCATCAAGCTCCAGCAGATGGCCGGGCAGATCCAGGCCTAA
- a CDS encoding T4-like virus tail tube protein gp19, whose translation MAQFSVNAQRFDPYKNFKFRVKWDGKYVAGVSKVGALKRTTEVVEHREGGDPSSSRKSPGRTKYEAITLERGVTHDTEFEKWANKVWNYGSGLGAEVSLKDFRKDIIIEMYNEAGQLAIGYKVYRCWVSEFQAQPDLDANANAVAIQTIKLENEGWERDYEVPEPSEPTFTEPAG comes from the coding sequence ATGGCACAGTTCAGCGTCAATGCGCAGCGTTTCGATCCCTACAAGAACTTCAAGTTCCGCGTCAAATGGGACGGCAAGTACGTCGCCGGGGTCAGCAAGGTCGGCGCACTGAAGCGCACCACTGAGGTAGTGGAGCATCGCGAGGGCGGCGACCCGTCCAGCAGTCGGAAATCGCCTGGCCGGACGAAGTACGAAGCGATCACTCTGGAGCGCGGCGTGACTCACGATACCGAGTTCGAAAAATGGGCGAATAAGGTCTGGAACTACGGCTCCGGTCTGGGCGCCGAGGTGTCGTTAAAAGATTTCCGCAAGGACATCATCATCGAGATGTACAACGAGGCAGGGCAACTGGCCATTGGCTATAAGGTCTATCGCTGTTGGGTGTCGGAGTTCCAGGCGCAACCCGATCTGGACGCCAACGCGAATGCCGTCGCCATCCAGACCATCAAGTTGGAAAACGAGGGTTGGGAGCGCGACTATGAGGTGCCGGAGCCGAGTGAGCCGACCTTTACCGAACCGGCAGGGTAA
- a CDS encoding cysteine protease, which translates to MAETHERLGMGWLPDYPSFCDHTVDLDELPQRLKDVGQRDSVKAMLKKVGVAVPLKALPASVDLRAWCSTIEDQGALGSCTANAGAGIVEYFERRAFARHLDASRLFLYKATRNLMHVTGDTGAFLRTTMGALVLFGVPPEEYWSYTIADFDKEPTAFCYAFAQNYQAIQYYRLDPTGTSKPTLLTRIKTNLVGGLPSMFGFTVYTSISQAAGSGKIPCPTPGEKVAGGHAIVAVGYDDAMKIKNTNPGGVATTGALLIRNSWGTGWGDHGYGWLPYDYVLKGLAVDWWSLLKNEWIDTGAFKV; encoded by the coding sequence ATGGCAGAGACACATGAGCGTCTGGGTATGGGGTGGTTGCCGGACTACCCCAGTTTTTGCGATCACACGGTCGACCTGGATGAGCTGCCCCAACGGTTGAAGGATGTGGGACAGCGCGATTCAGTGAAGGCGATGTTGAAAAAGGTGGGCGTCGCGGTCCCACTCAAGGCGCTGCCGGCTTCCGTTGATCTTCGGGCGTGGTGCTCCACCATCGAGGATCAGGGTGCCTTGGGCTCCTGCACGGCGAATGCCGGGGCGGGAATAGTCGAGTATTTTGAGCGTCGAGCCTTCGCGCGTCACCTGGATGCCTCTCGGCTGTTTCTCTATAAAGCGACCAGGAACCTGATGCATGTGACGGGTGATACGGGCGCCTTCCTCAGGACTACGATGGGGGCTCTGGTGCTGTTCGGTGTCCCGCCTGAGGAGTACTGGTCGTATACCATTGCCGATTTTGATAAGGAGCCGACGGCATTCTGCTATGCCTTTGCCCAAAACTATCAGGCGATTCAGTACTATCGGCTTGATCCAACCGGCACAAGCAAACCAACCCTGCTCACCCGGATCAAGACCAACCTGGTGGGGGGGCTGCCGTCGATGTTTGGTTTTACGGTCTATACCTCGATCTCGCAGGCGGCCGGGAGCGGCAAGATCCCATGTCCGACCCCTGGCGAGAAGGTCGCGGGTGGCCATGCCATCGTCGCCGTCGGATACGATGACGCGATGAAGATCAAGAATACGAATCCAGGCGGCGTGGCCACGACCGGGGCGCTGCTGATCCGGAACTCGTGGGGAACGGGATGGGGCGACCACGGCTACGGCTGGCTTCCGTACGATTACGTATTGAAAGGGCTGGCCGTCGATTGGTGGTCACTTCTTAAAAACGAGTGGATTGATACTGGGGCATTTAAGGTATGA